The DNA segment ACGCCAATATACGGCGCGAGCGAGCGATTGGCGTCGTAACGCAGCCGCGCGCCCAGCTCGACCCTTTCGAAACCGGCCCCGACGCCTATTTCCGGCACGTCCTGAAACGCAAAGTCGAATTCGACTTCAGGCTCGAGCACCAGCACCTGTGTCAGGCGCTGATCGTAGGATGCCTTGCCGCGCGCGTGCACATCCCCCTTGTCGGACACGAGCATCTGCCCCTCCACCTCGAACCAGTAGGGCGCCAGCCCCTGGATACCGAGCATGGCGTAAGTGCGCTGGGGGTCCGGACGCAAATCGTGCCGTGCGCCAAGCTGCAGGTTGAACCAGGGATCGAGAGCATGGCGCCAATAGGCGGCGACTTCTACGCGCTCCGCAGCCTCCCCGAACGTTCCCTCGCTTTCGCTGGCGACGACGATCCGGTCGATGTCGCCACCGTACCAGGCTTCGCCTTCCCAGCCGTAACCGTCCCTGCCGTCCCTCACGCGATACTCGAGGCGGTCGACCTGGAGCGCCAGCGTAGAGAAAGCGGAGTGCTTCAACAGCGCATCGCGCGCTGCCTCCATTCGCTCCTGCGGAAAATAGCGGTCGGCAGAGTGATCGGTCGGCACCGCCGGCGGCGGCGCGTTGCCCGGCTGATCGGCGACGTCCGGCTCCGCCATGATGTGGCCGGCATGGGCGGAATGCCCCTCGCCCATGGGCATGTCCATCGGCATCTCATGGTTGCCAGCGGGCATGGCCTCGCCAGCATCCATGGGCATGTCCATGCCATTCCCGTCATGCATGGATCCGTGCATGGAATGGTCAATGGGCGCGTCCTGCGCCGCAGCGAGCTGCGGGGCGATCATGCCCATGACGAGCAACGATGCGGAAGCTAACGCTCGGACGGATTGGCGCGCCATCACGCGGCTCCTCCCTCATCGCGAACCGTGACAATGCGCATCATCCCGGAATGCATGTGCAGCAACATGTGGCAATGGAAGGCCCAGTCGCCCTCCCCGTCCGCAGTCAGGTCGAACGACGCCTTGCCGCCCGGCAGCACATTGACGGTGTGTTTGCGCACCCGGTGCCCGGGCTCACCGCTGACCAGTTCGAAAAAGTGACCGTGCAGGTGGATCGGATGCGGCATCATCGTGTCATTGATGAGGTTCACACGGACCCGTTCGTTAAGTCGGAACGGAATTGGGTCAGGACCTTCCGAAAGCGCCTCGCCGTCGATCGACCACATGTAGCGTTCCATGTTGGCCGTCAGATGGACGTCGATCTCGCGGCTCGGCGTACGCGGATCGGGATTGGGATCGAGCGCGCGCAGGTCCGCATAAGTCAGAACGCGGTGGTCGGCGTTCTCCAGTCCGGTCGGTCGATCCGCCAGACGGTCGACCGGCATGGGCGAAAGCGTCGCCACGCCCGGCCCCATCTTCACGCCGGGTGCGACAGTGGGGTCGCGCATCGACATCGAATGCCCGGACATGGAGTCGTTGGCTGGCTTGCTGAGATCGATCACTCCGTCCTCGCCCATGTCCATCCCGGACATGTCCATGCCCATGTCGCGCATGGTGAGCAGCGGCCTTTCGCGCAGCGCCGGAACCGGGGCGACAAGCCCGGGGCGCTGGGCAAGCGAGCCACGCACAAGGCCGGATCGGTCAATCGCCTCGGCCACGATGGCATAGCTGTCCGCCTCGCCCGGCTCGACGATGAAGTCGTATGTCTCGGCAATTGCGATCTGCACTTCATCGGTTTCGACCGGCTGGACGTGATTACCGTCGGCAGCGACGACCTTGAGCGCAAGACCGGGGAGGCGAAAATTGAAGTTGGTCATGGCCGAGGCATTGATCACCCGCAGCCGCACTTTCTCGCCCGGCCTGAACAGCCCCGTCCAGTTCTCCAGGGTGCCATGACCATTGATAAGGAAGCTGTAGGTCGATCCGGTTACGTCCGAGATGTCGGTCGCATCCATGCGCATCTGCGCCCATTCCAGGCGCTCGGACAGGCTCTGATCCTTGCCGGCCAGCAACCCGGCCAGAGTCTGCTTTTGTCGGTTGAAATAGCCGCCCATCATCTTGAGGCGCCGCAACTGTTCGTGCGGATGAATCGGGCTCCAGTCCGACAGGACGATTACGTGCTCGCGATCGCAGGCAACCGGATCCGGACCAGCGGGATCGATGACGATGGGTCCGTAAAGCCCGACCGCCTCCTGCATCCCGGAATGGCTGTGGTACCAGAACGTGCCGGAGTGAACGATCGGGAACTCGTAGACGAAAGTCTCACCGGGATCGATGCCGGGAAAACTGACGCCGGGCACGCCGTCCATCTGGAAGGGAAGCAGCAAGCCGTGCCAGTGGATCGAGCTTTGCTCGCGCAAGGTGTTGGTCACGGCAAGACGCACGTTCTGGC comes from the Novosphingobium pentaromativorans US6-1 genome and includes:
- a CDS encoding copper resistance system multicopper oxidase; protein product: MTAFDPFNRRRFLALSGILAGGLGLSAVTPAWARSGTPGTAGFGTLSGDSIALQIGESHFATGGRSAHAITVNGTLPAPLLRLREGQNVRLAVTNTLREQSSIHWHGLLLPFQMDGVPGVSFPGIDPGETFVYEFPIVHSGTFWYHSHSGMQEAVGLYGPIVIDPAGPDPVACDREHVIVLSDWSPIHPHEQLRRLKMMGGYFNRQKQTLAGLLAGKDQSLSERLEWAQMRMDATDISDVTGSTYSFLINGHGTLENWTGLFRPGEKVRLRVINASAMTNFNFRLPGLALKVVAADGNHVQPVETDEVQIAIAETYDFIVEPGEADSYAIVAEAIDRSGLVRGSLAQRPGLVAPVPALRERPLLTMRDMGMDMSGMDMGEDGVIDLSKPANDSMSGHSMSMRDPTVAPGVKMGPGVATLSPMPVDRLADRPTGLENADHRVLTYADLRALDPNPDPRTPSREIDVHLTANMERYMWSIDGEALSEGPDPIPFRLNERVRVNLINDTMMPHPIHLHGHFFELVSGEPGHRVRKHTVNVLPGGKASFDLTADGEGDWAFHCHMLLHMHSGMMRIVTVRDEGGAA
- a CDS encoding copper resistance protein B, translating into MARQSVRALASASLLVMGMIAPQLAAAQDAPIDHSMHGSMHDGNGMDMPMDAGEAMPAGNHEMPMDMPMGEGHSAHAGHIMAEPDVADQPGNAPPPAVPTDHSADRYFPQERMEAARDALLKHSAFSTLALQVDRLEYRVRDGRDGYGWEGEAWYGGDIDRIVVASESEGTFGEAAERVEVAAYWRHALDPWFNLQLGARHDLRPDPQRTYAMLGIQGLAPYWFEVEGQMLVSDKGDVHARGKASYDQRLTQVLVLEPEVEFDFAFQDVPEIGVGAGFERVELGARLRYDANRSLAPYIGVNWERQLGETARLSRAAGEGVSDFSAVVGIRAMF